One segment of Arvicanthis niloticus isolate mArvNil1 chromosome 5, mArvNil1.pat.X, whole genome shotgun sequence DNA contains the following:
- the Zfp37 gene encoding zinc finger protein 37 homolog isoform X2 has product MATPESADSDAEWEQLEPGQRNLYKGTKLENCSHPASMGNQDPKQGIVSRLEGEEKPSSGKVKKTSPSSLNKIARPKKTGGSAKVQQDDEQREEKQKSQSKLTKEATFRKKSSNSKKSSECALLEKKSIHSKHIPSEKRLVKSGSHGKNLNQNLDLPDQIKNSMKKKPDTANEHRKSLSHSASDVNKDEISTRKKCDKLPNNKLSGKGDKNQTGKNCEKVCRHSASHTKEDKIQTGEKWKSPRRSPCKPDKVPGSGKPYECNHCGKVLSHKQGLLDHQRTHTGEKPYECNECGIAFSQKSHLVVHQRTHTGEKPYECEQCGKAHGHKHALTDHLRIHTGEKPYKCNECGKTFRHSSNLMQHIRSHTGEKPYECKECGKSFRYNSSLTEHVRTHTGEIPYECNECGKAFKYGSSLTKHMRIHTGEKPFECNECGKTFSKKSHLVIHQRTHTKEKPYKCDECGKAFGHSSSLTYHMRTHTGDCPFECNQCGKAFKQIEGLTQHQRVHTGEKPYECVECGKAFSQKAHLIVHQRTHTGEKPFECYECGKAFNAKSQLVIHQRSHTGEKPYECIECGKAFKQNASLTKHMKIHSEEQSQEEN; this is encoded by the exons ATGGCTACACCAGAGTCTGCGGACAGCGATGCG GAATGGGAGCAGCTGGAACCTGGACAGAGAAACTTGTACAAAGGCACGAAGCTGGAGAACTGCAGCCACCCAGCCTCGATGG GAAATCAAGATCCCAAACAAGGCATAGTCTCCAGgttggaaggagaagaaaaaccaTCATCGGGAAAGGTGAAAAAAACCAGCCCGAGTAGTCTGAACAAAATAGCAAGGCCCAAGAAAACAGGAGGCAGTGCAA AAGTCCAACAAGATGACGAGCAGAGGGAGGAAAAGCAGAAATCCCAAAGCAAACTCACTAAGGAAGCAACATTCAGGAAGAAAAGTTCAAACAGTAAGAAAAGCAGTGAGTGTGCTTTGCTGGAGAAAAAAAGTATCCATTCAAAACACATTCCTTCTGAAAAAAGATTGGTTAAATCCGGTTCGCATGGGAAGAACTTGAATCAGAATTTAGACTTACCTGATCAGATTAAAAACTCAATGAAAAAGAAACCTGATACAGCTAACGAACACAGGAAATCACTCAGCCATTCTGCATCTGACGTGAACAAAGATGAAATTTCAACTAGAAAGAAATGTGACAAATTACCCAACAATAAGTTGTCTGGTAAAGGTGACAAAAACCAAACCGGCAAGAACTGTGAGAAAGTATGCCGTCATAGTGCGTCCCATACCAAGGAAGACAAAATTCAGACTGGGGAGAAATGGAAATCACCCCGCCGTAGTCCATGTAAACCTGACAAAGTCCCAGGCTCTgggaaaccttatgaatgtaatcattgtgggaAGGTCCTCAGCCATAAACAGGGACTCCTTGACCATCAAAGAACTCACACCGGGGAGAAACCATATGAGTGTAACGAGTGTGGGATAGCTTTCAGCCAAAAGTCCCATCTTGTTGTACATCAGAGAACTCACACTGGGGAGAAACCATACGAGTGTGAGCAGTGTGGCAAAGCGCATGGTCATAAACACGCCCTCACTGACCACCTAAGAATCCACACTGGAGAAAAGccctacaaatgtaatgaatgtggcaaaacCTTTAGACACAGCTCAAACCTTATGCAACACATAAGATCTCACACGGGCGAGAAGCCGTATGAGTGTAAGGAATGTGGTAAATCCTTTAGATATAACTCATCTCTTACTGAACATGTGAGAACGCACACAGGTGAAATaccatatgaatgtaatgaatgtggcaaagcTTTTAAGTATGGCTCATCCCTGACTAAACACATGCGAATTCATACAGGGGAGAAACCATttgaatgtaatgaatgtgggaaaacTTTTAGCAAAAAGTCACACCTAGTTATACATCAAAGAACTCACACAAAGGAGAAACCTTATAAGTGCGATGAGTGCGGGAAAGCCTTTGGACATAGCTCATCTCTTACCTACCATATGAGAACTCACACAGGTGATTGCCCCtttgaatgtaatcaatgtggtaaggCCTTTAAGCAAATTGAAGGCCTTACCCAACACCAGAGAGTTCATACTGGGGAGAAACCCTATGAGTGTGTtgaatgtgggaaagcctttagTCAGAAGGCACACCTCATTGTACATCAGAGAACTCATACAGGGGAGAAACCCTTTGAATGTTATGAGTGTGGAAAAGCCTTCAATGCAAAATCACAACTTGTTATCCATCAGAGAtcccacactggagagaaaccctatgaatgtattGAATGCGGTAAAGCCTTCAAACAAAATGCTTCTCTTACCAAACATATGAAAATTCACTCAGAAGAGCAATCTCAGGAGGAAAATTAA
- the Zfp37 gene encoding zinc finger protein 37 homolog isoform X4, translating into MATPESADSDAKEWEQLEPGQRNLYKGTKLENCSHPASMEVQQDDEQREEKQKSQSKLTKEATFRKKSSNSKKSSECALLEKKSIHSKHIPSEKRLVKSGSHGKNLNQNLDLPDQIKNSMKKKPDTANEHRKSLSHSASDVNKDEISTRKKCDKLPNNKLSGKGDKNQTGKNCEKVCRHSASHTKEDKIQTGEKWKSPRRSPCKPDKVPGSGKPYECNHCGKVLSHKQGLLDHQRTHTGEKPYECNECGIAFSQKSHLVVHQRTHTGEKPYECEQCGKAHGHKHALTDHLRIHTGEKPYKCNECGKTFRHSSNLMQHIRSHTGEKPYECKECGKSFRYNSSLTEHVRTHTGEIPYECNECGKAFKYGSSLTKHMRIHTGEKPFECNECGKTFSKKSHLVIHQRTHTKEKPYKCDECGKAFGHSSSLTYHMRTHTGDCPFECNQCGKAFKQIEGLTQHQRVHTGEKPYECVECGKAFSQKAHLIVHQRTHTGEKPFECYECGKAFNAKSQLVIHQRSHTGEKPYECIECGKAFKQNASLTKHMKIHSEEQSQEEN; encoded by the exons ATGGCTACACCAGAGTCTGCGGACAGCGATGCG AAGGAATGGGAGCAGCTGGAACCTGGACAGAGAAACTTGTACAAAGGCACGAAGCTGGAGAACTGCAGCCACCCAGCCTCGATGG AAGTCCAACAAGATGACGAGCAGAGGGAGGAAAAGCAGAAATCCCAAAGCAAACTCACTAAGGAAGCAACATTCAGGAAGAAAAGTTCAAACAGTAAGAAAAGCAGTGAGTGTGCTTTGCTGGAGAAAAAAAGTATCCATTCAAAACACATTCCTTCTGAAAAAAGATTGGTTAAATCCGGTTCGCATGGGAAGAACTTGAATCAGAATTTAGACTTACCTGATCAGATTAAAAACTCAATGAAAAAGAAACCTGATACAGCTAACGAACACAGGAAATCACTCAGCCATTCTGCATCTGACGTGAACAAAGATGAAATTTCAACTAGAAAGAAATGTGACAAATTACCCAACAATAAGTTGTCTGGTAAAGGTGACAAAAACCAAACCGGCAAGAACTGTGAGAAAGTATGCCGTCATAGTGCGTCCCATACCAAGGAAGACAAAATTCAGACTGGGGAGAAATGGAAATCACCCCGCCGTAGTCCATGTAAACCTGACAAAGTCCCAGGCTCTgggaaaccttatgaatgtaatcattgtgggaAGGTCCTCAGCCATAAACAGGGACTCCTTGACCATCAAAGAACTCACACCGGGGAGAAACCATATGAGTGTAACGAGTGTGGGATAGCTTTCAGCCAAAAGTCCCATCTTGTTGTACATCAGAGAACTCACACTGGGGAGAAACCATACGAGTGTGAGCAGTGTGGCAAAGCGCATGGTCATAAACACGCCCTCACTGACCACCTAAGAATCCACACTGGAGAAAAGccctacaaatgtaatgaatgtggcaaaacCTTTAGACACAGCTCAAACCTTATGCAACACATAAGATCTCACACGGGCGAGAAGCCGTATGAGTGTAAGGAATGTGGTAAATCCTTTAGATATAACTCATCTCTTACTGAACATGTGAGAACGCACACAGGTGAAATaccatatgaatgtaatgaatgtggcaaagcTTTTAAGTATGGCTCATCCCTGACTAAACACATGCGAATTCATACAGGGGAGAAACCATttgaatgtaatgaatgtgggaaaacTTTTAGCAAAAAGTCACACCTAGTTATACATCAAAGAACTCACACAAAGGAGAAACCTTATAAGTGCGATGAGTGCGGGAAAGCCTTTGGACATAGCTCATCTCTTACCTACCATATGAGAACTCACACAGGTGATTGCCCCtttgaatgtaatcaatgtggtaaggCCTTTAAGCAAATTGAAGGCCTTACCCAACACCAGAGAGTTCATACTGGGGAGAAACCCTATGAGTGTGTtgaatgtgggaaagcctttagTCAGAAGGCACACCTCATTGTACATCAGAGAACTCATACAGGGGAGAAACCCTTTGAATGTTATGAGTGTGGAAAAGCCTTCAATGCAAAATCACAACTTGTTATCCATCAGAGAtcccacactggagagaaaccctatgaatgtattGAATGCGGTAAAGCCTTCAAACAAAATGCTTCTCTTACCAAACATATGAAAATTCACTCAGAAGAGCAATCTCAGGAGGAAAATTAA
- the Zfp37 gene encoding zinc finger protein 37 homolog isoform X5 has translation MATPESADSDAEWEQLEPGQRNLYKGTKLENCSHPASMEVQQDDEQREEKQKSQSKLTKEATFRKKSSNSKKSSECALLEKKSIHSKHIPSEKRLVKSGSHGKNLNQNLDLPDQIKNSMKKKPDTANEHRKSLSHSASDVNKDEISTRKKCDKLPNNKLSGKGDKNQTGKNCEKVCRHSASHTKEDKIQTGEKWKSPRRSPCKPDKVPGSGKPYECNHCGKVLSHKQGLLDHQRTHTGEKPYECNECGIAFSQKSHLVVHQRTHTGEKPYECEQCGKAHGHKHALTDHLRIHTGEKPYKCNECGKTFRHSSNLMQHIRSHTGEKPYECKECGKSFRYNSSLTEHVRTHTGEIPYECNECGKAFKYGSSLTKHMRIHTGEKPFECNECGKTFSKKSHLVIHQRTHTKEKPYKCDECGKAFGHSSSLTYHMRTHTGDCPFECNQCGKAFKQIEGLTQHQRVHTGEKPYECVECGKAFSQKAHLIVHQRTHTGEKPFECYECGKAFNAKSQLVIHQRSHTGEKPYECIECGKAFKQNASLTKHMKIHSEEQSQEEN, from the exons ATGGCTACACCAGAGTCTGCGGACAGCGATGCG GAATGGGAGCAGCTGGAACCTGGACAGAGAAACTTGTACAAAGGCACGAAGCTGGAGAACTGCAGCCACCCAGCCTCGATGG AAGTCCAACAAGATGACGAGCAGAGGGAGGAAAAGCAGAAATCCCAAAGCAAACTCACTAAGGAAGCAACATTCAGGAAGAAAAGTTCAAACAGTAAGAAAAGCAGTGAGTGTGCTTTGCTGGAGAAAAAAAGTATCCATTCAAAACACATTCCTTCTGAAAAAAGATTGGTTAAATCCGGTTCGCATGGGAAGAACTTGAATCAGAATTTAGACTTACCTGATCAGATTAAAAACTCAATGAAAAAGAAACCTGATACAGCTAACGAACACAGGAAATCACTCAGCCATTCTGCATCTGACGTGAACAAAGATGAAATTTCAACTAGAAAGAAATGTGACAAATTACCCAACAATAAGTTGTCTGGTAAAGGTGACAAAAACCAAACCGGCAAGAACTGTGAGAAAGTATGCCGTCATAGTGCGTCCCATACCAAGGAAGACAAAATTCAGACTGGGGAGAAATGGAAATCACCCCGCCGTAGTCCATGTAAACCTGACAAAGTCCCAGGCTCTgggaaaccttatgaatgtaatcattgtgggaAGGTCCTCAGCCATAAACAGGGACTCCTTGACCATCAAAGAACTCACACCGGGGAGAAACCATATGAGTGTAACGAGTGTGGGATAGCTTTCAGCCAAAAGTCCCATCTTGTTGTACATCAGAGAACTCACACTGGGGAGAAACCATACGAGTGTGAGCAGTGTGGCAAAGCGCATGGTCATAAACACGCCCTCACTGACCACCTAAGAATCCACACTGGAGAAAAGccctacaaatgtaatgaatgtggcaaaacCTTTAGACACAGCTCAAACCTTATGCAACACATAAGATCTCACACGGGCGAGAAGCCGTATGAGTGTAAGGAATGTGGTAAATCCTTTAGATATAACTCATCTCTTACTGAACATGTGAGAACGCACACAGGTGAAATaccatatgaatgtaatgaatgtggcaaagcTTTTAAGTATGGCTCATCCCTGACTAAACACATGCGAATTCATACAGGGGAGAAACCATttgaatgtaatgaatgtgggaaaacTTTTAGCAAAAAGTCACACCTAGTTATACATCAAAGAACTCACACAAAGGAGAAACCTTATAAGTGCGATGAGTGCGGGAAAGCCTTTGGACATAGCTCATCTCTTACCTACCATATGAGAACTCACACAGGTGATTGCCCCtttgaatgtaatcaatgtggtaaggCCTTTAAGCAAATTGAAGGCCTTACCCAACACCAGAGAGTTCATACTGGGGAGAAACCCTATGAGTGTGTtgaatgtgggaaagcctttagTCAGAAGGCACACCTCATTGTACATCAGAGAACTCATACAGGGGAGAAACCCTTTGAATGTTATGAGTGTGGAAAAGCCTTCAATGCAAAATCACAACTTGTTATCCATCAGAGAtcccacactggagagaaaccctatgaatgtattGAATGCGGTAAAGCCTTCAAACAAAATGCTTCTCTTACCAAACATATGAAAATTCACTCAGAAGAGCAATCTCAGGAGGAAAATTAA
- the Zfp37 gene encoding zinc finger protein 37 homolog isoform X1 translates to MATPESADSDAKEWEQLEPGQRNLYKGTKLENCSHPASMGNQDPKQGIVSRLEGEEKPSSGKVKKTSPSSLNKIARPKKTGGSAKVQQDDEQREEKQKSQSKLTKEATFRKKSSNSKKSSECALLEKKSIHSKHIPSEKRLVKSGSHGKNLNQNLDLPDQIKNSMKKKPDTANEHRKSLSHSASDVNKDEISTRKKCDKLPNNKLSGKGDKNQTGKNCEKVCRHSASHTKEDKIQTGEKWKSPRRSPCKPDKVPGSGKPYECNHCGKVLSHKQGLLDHQRTHTGEKPYECNECGIAFSQKSHLVVHQRTHTGEKPYECEQCGKAHGHKHALTDHLRIHTGEKPYKCNECGKTFRHSSNLMQHIRSHTGEKPYECKECGKSFRYNSSLTEHVRTHTGEIPYECNECGKAFKYGSSLTKHMRIHTGEKPFECNECGKTFSKKSHLVIHQRTHTKEKPYKCDECGKAFGHSSSLTYHMRTHTGDCPFECNQCGKAFKQIEGLTQHQRVHTGEKPYECVECGKAFSQKAHLIVHQRTHTGEKPFECYECGKAFNAKSQLVIHQRSHTGEKPYECIECGKAFKQNASLTKHMKIHSEEQSQEEN, encoded by the exons ATGGCTACACCAGAGTCTGCGGACAGCGATGCG AAGGAATGGGAGCAGCTGGAACCTGGACAGAGAAACTTGTACAAAGGCACGAAGCTGGAGAACTGCAGCCACCCAGCCTCGATGG GAAATCAAGATCCCAAACAAGGCATAGTCTCCAGgttggaaggagaagaaaaaccaTCATCGGGAAAGGTGAAAAAAACCAGCCCGAGTAGTCTGAACAAAATAGCAAGGCCCAAGAAAACAGGAGGCAGTGCAA AAGTCCAACAAGATGACGAGCAGAGGGAGGAAAAGCAGAAATCCCAAAGCAAACTCACTAAGGAAGCAACATTCAGGAAGAAAAGTTCAAACAGTAAGAAAAGCAGTGAGTGTGCTTTGCTGGAGAAAAAAAGTATCCATTCAAAACACATTCCTTCTGAAAAAAGATTGGTTAAATCCGGTTCGCATGGGAAGAACTTGAATCAGAATTTAGACTTACCTGATCAGATTAAAAACTCAATGAAAAAGAAACCTGATACAGCTAACGAACACAGGAAATCACTCAGCCATTCTGCATCTGACGTGAACAAAGATGAAATTTCAACTAGAAAGAAATGTGACAAATTACCCAACAATAAGTTGTCTGGTAAAGGTGACAAAAACCAAACCGGCAAGAACTGTGAGAAAGTATGCCGTCATAGTGCGTCCCATACCAAGGAAGACAAAATTCAGACTGGGGAGAAATGGAAATCACCCCGCCGTAGTCCATGTAAACCTGACAAAGTCCCAGGCTCTgggaaaccttatgaatgtaatcattgtgggaAGGTCCTCAGCCATAAACAGGGACTCCTTGACCATCAAAGAACTCACACCGGGGAGAAACCATATGAGTGTAACGAGTGTGGGATAGCTTTCAGCCAAAAGTCCCATCTTGTTGTACATCAGAGAACTCACACTGGGGAGAAACCATACGAGTGTGAGCAGTGTGGCAAAGCGCATGGTCATAAACACGCCCTCACTGACCACCTAAGAATCCACACTGGAGAAAAGccctacaaatgtaatgaatgtggcaaaacCTTTAGACACAGCTCAAACCTTATGCAACACATAAGATCTCACACGGGCGAGAAGCCGTATGAGTGTAAGGAATGTGGTAAATCCTTTAGATATAACTCATCTCTTACTGAACATGTGAGAACGCACACAGGTGAAATaccatatgaatgtaatgaatgtggcaaagcTTTTAAGTATGGCTCATCCCTGACTAAACACATGCGAATTCATACAGGGGAGAAACCATttgaatgtaatgaatgtgggaaaacTTTTAGCAAAAAGTCACACCTAGTTATACATCAAAGAACTCACACAAAGGAGAAACCTTATAAGTGCGATGAGTGCGGGAAAGCCTTTGGACATAGCTCATCTCTTACCTACCATATGAGAACTCACACAGGTGATTGCCCCtttgaatgtaatcaatgtggtaaggCCTTTAAGCAAATTGAAGGCCTTACCCAACACCAGAGAGTTCATACTGGGGAGAAACCCTATGAGTGTGTtgaatgtgggaaagcctttagTCAGAAGGCACACCTCATTGTACATCAGAGAACTCATACAGGGGAGAAACCCTTTGAATGTTATGAGTGTGGAAAAGCCTTCAATGCAAAATCACAACTTGTTATCCATCAGAGAtcccacactggagagaaaccctatgaatgtattGAATGCGGTAAAGCCTTCAAACAAAATGCTTCTCTTACCAAACATATGAAAATTCACTCAGAAGAGCAATCTCAGGAGGAAAATTAA
- the Zfp37 gene encoding zinc finger protein 37 homolog isoform X3, protein MGNQDPKQGIVSRLEGEEKPSSGKVKKTSPSSLNKIARPKKTGGSAKVQQDDEQREEKQKSQSKLTKEATFRKKSSNSKKSSECALLEKKSIHSKHIPSEKRLVKSGSHGKNLNQNLDLPDQIKNSMKKKPDTANEHRKSLSHSASDVNKDEISTRKKCDKLPNNKLSGKGDKNQTGKNCEKVCRHSASHTKEDKIQTGEKWKSPRRSPCKPDKVPGSGKPYECNHCGKVLSHKQGLLDHQRTHTGEKPYECNECGIAFSQKSHLVVHQRTHTGEKPYECEQCGKAHGHKHALTDHLRIHTGEKPYKCNECGKTFRHSSNLMQHIRSHTGEKPYECKECGKSFRYNSSLTEHVRTHTGEIPYECNECGKAFKYGSSLTKHMRIHTGEKPFECNECGKTFSKKSHLVIHQRTHTKEKPYKCDECGKAFGHSSSLTYHMRTHTGDCPFECNQCGKAFKQIEGLTQHQRVHTGEKPYECVECGKAFSQKAHLIVHQRTHTGEKPFECYECGKAFNAKSQLVIHQRSHTGEKPYECIECGKAFKQNASLTKHMKIHSEEQSQEEN, encoded by the exons ATGG GAAATCAAGATCCCAAACAAGGCATAGTCTCCAGgttggaaggagaagaaaaaccaTCATCGGGAAAGGTGAAAAAAACCAGCCCGAGTAGTCTGAACAAAATAGCAAGGCCCAAGAAAACAGGAGGCAGTGCAA AAGTCCAACAAGATGACGAGCAGAGGGAGGAAAAGCAGAAATCCCAAAGCAAACTCACTAAGGAAGCAACATTCAGGAAGAAAAGTTCAAACAGTAAGAAAAGCAGTGAGTGTGCTTTGCTGGAGAAAAAAAGTATCCATTCAAAACACATTCCTTCTGAAAAAAGATTGGTTAAATCCGGTTCGCATGGGAAGAACTTGAATCAGAATTTAGACTTACCTGATCAGATTAAAAACTCAATGAAAAAGAAACCTGATACAGCTAACGAACACAGGAAATCACTCAGCCATTCTGCATCTGACGTGAACAAAGATGAAATTTCAACTAGAAAGAAATGTGACAAATTACCCAACAATAAGTTGTCTGGTAAAGGTGACAAAAACCAAACCGGCAAGAACTGTGAGAAAGTATGCCGTCATAGTGCGTCCCATACCAAGGAAGACAAAATTCAGACTGGGGAGAAATGGAAATCACCCCGCCGTAGTCCATGTAAACCTGACAAAGTCCCAGGCTCTgggaaaccttatgaatgtaatcattgtgggaAGGTCCTCAGCCATAAACAGGGACTCCTTGACCATCAAAGAACTCACACCGGGGAGAAACCATATGAGTGTAACGAGTGTGGGATAGCTTTCAGCCAAAAGTCCCATCTTGTTGTACATCAGAGAACTCACACTGGGGAGAAACCATACGAGTGTGAGCAGTGTGGCAAAGCGCATGGTCATAAACACGCCCTCACTGACCACCTAAGAATCCACACTGGAGAAAAGccctacaaatgtaatgaatgtggcaaaacCTTTAGACACAGCTCAAACCTTATGCAACACATAAGATCTCACACGGGCGAGAAGCCGTATGAGTGTAAGGAATGTGGTAAATCCTTTAGATATAACTCATCTCTTACTGAACATGTGAGAACGCACACAGGTGAAATaccatatgaatgtaatgaatgtggcaaagcTTTTAAGTATGGCTCATCCCTGACTAAACACATGCGAATTCATACAGGGGAGAAACCATttgaatgtaatgaatgtgggaaaacTTTTAGCAAAAAGTCACACCTAGTTATACATCAAAGAACTCACACAAAGGAGAAACCTTATAAGTGCGATGAGTGCGGGAAAGCCTTTGGACATAGCTCATCTCTTACCTACCATATGAGAACTCACACAGGTGATTGCCCCtttgaatgtaatcaatgtggtaaggCCTTTAAGCAAATTGAAGGCCTTACCCAACACCAGAGAGTTCATACTGGGGAGAAACCCTATGAGTGTGTtgaatgtgggaaagcctttagTCAGAAGGCACACCTCATTGTACATCAGAGAACTCATACAGGGGAGAAACCCTTTGAATGTTATGAGTGTGGAAAAGCCTTCAATGCAAAATCACAACTTGTTATCCATCAGAGAtcccacactggagagaaaccctatgaatgtattGAATGCGGTAAAGCCTTCAAACAAAATGCTTCTCTTACCAAACATATGAAAATTCACTCAGAAGAGCAATCTCAGGAGGAAAATTAA
- the Zfp37 gene encoding zinc finger protein 37 homolog isoform X6 encodes MEVQQDDEQREEKQKSQSKLTKEATFRKKSSNSKKSSECALLEKKSIHSKHIPSEKRLVKSGSHGKNLNQNLDLPDQIKNSMKKKPDTANEHRKSLSHSASDVNKDEISTRKKCDKLPNNKLSGKGDKNQTGKNCEKVCRHSASHTKEDKIQTGEKWKSPRRSPCKPDKVPGSGKPYECNHCGKVLSHKQGLLDHQRTHTGEKPYECNECGIAFSQKSHLVVHQRTHTGEKPYECEQCGKAHGHKHALTDHLRIHTGEKPYKCNECGKTFRHSSNLMQHIRSHTGEKPYECKECGKSFRYNSSLTEHVRTHTGEIPYECNECGKAFKYGSSLTKHMRIHTGEKPFECNECGKTFSKKSHLVIHQRTHTKEKPYKCDECGKAFGHSSSLTYHMRTHTGDCPFECNQCGKAFKQIEGLTQHQRVHTGEKPYECVECGKAFSQKAHLIVHQRTHTGEKPFECYECGKAFNAKSQLVIHQRSHTGEKPYECIECGKAFKQNASLTKHMKIHSEEQSQEEN; translated from the exons ATGG AAGTCCAACAAGATGACGAGCAGAGGGAGGAAAAGCAGAAATCCCAAAGCAAACTCACTAAGGAAGCAACATTCAGGAAGAAAAGTTCAAACAGTAAGAAAAGCAGTGAGTGTGCTTTGCTGGAGAAAAAAAGTATCCATTCAAAACACATTCCTTCTGAAAAAAGATTGGTTAAATCCGGTTCGCATGGGAAGAACTTGAATCAGAATTTAGACTTACCTGATCAGATTAAAAACTCAATGAAAAAGAAACCTGATACAGCTAACGAACACAGGAAATCACTCAGCCATTCTGCATCTGACGTGAACAAAGATGAAATTTCAACTAGAAAGAAATGTGACAAATTACCCAACAATAAGTTGTCTGGTAAAGGTGACAAAAACCAAACCGGCAAGAACTGTGAGAAAGTATGCCGTCATAGTGCGTCCCATACCAAGGAAGACAAAATTCAGACTGGGGAGAAATGGAAATCACCCCGCCGTAGTCCATGTAAACCTGACAAAGTCCCAGGCTCTgggaaaccttatgaatgtaatcattgtgggaAGGTCCTCAGCCATAAACAGGGACTCCTTGACCATCAAAGAACTCACACCGGGGAGAAACCATATGAGTGTAACGAGTGTGGGATAGCTTTCAGCCAAAAGTCCCATCTTGTTGTACATCAGAGAACTCACACTGGGGAGAAACCATACGAGTGTGAGCAGTGTGGCAAAGCGCATGGTCATAAACACGCCCTCACTGACCACCTAAGAATCCACACTGGAGAAAAGccctacaaatgtaatgaatgtggcaaaacCTTTAGACACAGCTCAAACCTTATGCAACACATAAGATCTCACACGGGCGAGAAGCCGTATGAGTGTAAGGAATGTGGTAAATCCTTTAGATATAACTCATCTCTTACTGAACATGTGAGAACGCACACAGGTGAAATaccatatgaatgtaatgaatgtggcaaagcTTTTAAGTATGGCTCATCCCTGACTAAACACATGCGAATTCATACAGGGGAGAAACCATttgaatgtaatgaatgtgggaaaacTTTTAGCAAAAAGTCACACCTAGTTATACATCAAAGAACTCACACAAAGGAGAAACCTTATAAGTGCGATGAGTGCGGGAAAGCCTTTGGACATAGCTCATCTCTTACCTACCATATGAGAACTCACACAGGTGATTGCCCCtttgaatgtaatcaatgtggtaaggCCTTTAAGCAAATTGAAGGCCTTACCCAACACCAGAGAGTTCATACTGGGGAGAAACCCTATGAGTGTGTtgaatgtgggaaagcctttagTCAGAAGGCACACCTCATTGTACATCAGAGAACTCATACAGGGGAGAAACCCTTTGAATGTTATGAGTGTGGAAAAGCCTTCAATGCAAAATCACAACTTGTTATCCATCAGAGAtcccacactggagagaaaccctatgaatgtattGAATGCGGTAAAGCCTTCAAACAAAATGCTTCTCTTACCAAACATATGAAAATTCACTCAGAAGAGCAATCTCAGGAGGAAAATTAA